TCGAGAGAATCGAGACCAGGAACCATCCCGCGTAGTTCGTCAGGGGCACCCCGAACCACTCACCGCCGGCATTCCACTTCCAGAGGCCCCGCTCCACCATCACGGGATCCAGGGCGAGATCTAGGAGCACCATGAGGAGGGAGGCCGAGAGGAGCTTCATCCTCCCAGAGGTCAGGTGGGAGGCTGCGAGGTAGCAGGTGTACGCGTAGACCCCCCAGGCCACGATCACCGGCACGGGGACCCCTTGCAGGGCGAACCCCCGGAGCCTCAGGTAGGAGTAGCTGCCGAAGGGGAGGGCGAAGTTCAGGCCGATGTACTCGAAGGAGAAACCGATAGCCGAGGCCAAGAGGGGAAGCAGGGGGATCAGCCTCATCCTTGAGCTCATAAGGGCGACTGATACCACGAACAGCAGGAGCATGGAGAGGTCAGCCACTCCCCTACCCAGATCGGCCAGTAGGGCGTTGATTATGTAAGCCAGCGTGAGTGAGACCAGGGATAGCCTGGTGCGAGCTTCGAGCGATGGCATGCGCCTTGGCCCGCGCTCAGATTAATATGA
This Candidatus Korarchaeota archaeon NZ13-K DNA region includes the following protein-coding sequences:
- a CDS encoding carotenoid biosynthesis protein, with the translated sequence MPSLEARTRLSLVSLTLAYIINALLADLGRGVADLSMLLLFVVSVALMSSRMRLIPLLPLLASAIGFSFEYIGLNFALPFGSYSYLRLRGFALQGVPVPVIVAWGVYAYTCYLAASHLTSGRMKLLSASLLMVLLDLALDPVMVERGLWKWNAGGEWFGVPLTNYAGWFLVSILSMALYALISGGRDLNVRLPHQAYIPYLSSYLVILMSSGPASTLPAYLAFSLALLPLLR